The DNA window TTCCTGTCAGGATGGCGTTACTGTCGCTTATAATGGGGTGTGTAGAATGACTATCGAAAACTCTAATGAGAAACATGAAATCAGAGTTCAGCCTATTGAAAACGGTACTGTTATAGACCATATAACTGCAGGTCAGGCGTTAAATGTTCTCAAAATAATCGGGAAACCCGGCACATCTGAAGGAATCATGAGTGTGCTCATAAATGCACCGAGTTCACACGGAAAAAAAGATGTTATAAAAATTGAAGGTCGCGAAATTAATGCACAGGAATTTGATAAAATAGCATTAATTGCACCAAATGCCACCATCAATATCATACGCAATTTCAAAGTAGCAAGTAAAAAACAGGTCCAGATACCAGAACATATCGAGGGTGTAGTAAAGTGTGTAAACCCTAATTGTATCACAAACAGTAATGAACCCATCAAATCAAATTTTACCGTAAACAACGAAAACAGGAATGTTTTTCTCAGATGTGATTACTGTGAAAGAATCATATCTGAAAACATTGCGGATAACCTGATTTAAAAATTAAAAACCGAGTACATCTTCCATTGTATAGATTCCGGGTTTTGCTCCTGTAATCCACCGGGCGGCTTTTATTGCTCCACCTGCAAACGCCTGTCTTGAAC is part of the Methanohalobium evestigatum Z-7303 genome and encodes:
- the pyrI gene encoding aspartate carbamoyltransferase regulatory subunit; this encodes MTIENSNEKHEIRVQPIENGTVIDHITAGQALNVLKIIGKPGTSEGIMSVLINAPSSHGKKDVIKIEGREINAQEFDKIALIAPNATINIIRNFKVASKKQVQIPEHIEGVVKCVNPNCITNSNEPIKSNFTVNNENRNVFLRCDYCERIISENIADNLI